A genomic region of Candidatus Thiopontia autotrophica contains the following coding sequences:
- a CDS encoding DUF190 domain-containing protein produces the protein MSLKKESVTVVRIYLSEEKAHLEQLLKRLHDWEKISGVTVFRGISGYGENGEIHTGTLLDISLNLPVVVEFFDKPEKIDEVLDHLSSTIEPSHMVCWSAERLMKD, from the coding sequence AGAAAGAGTCGGTGACAGTGGTGCGGATCTATCTCTCTGAAGAGAAGGCCCATCTGGAGCAGTTGCTCAAGAGGCTGCACGATTGGGAAAAGATATCAGGGGTTACAGTGTTTAGAGGTATCTCTGGATATGGTGAAAATGGAGAAATTCATACAGGAACACTACTGGATATTTCGCTAAACCTCCCAGTGGTAGTCGAGTTTTTTGATAAGCCGGAGAAGATTGATGAGGTGTTGGACCATCTGAGTTCAACTATTGAGCCGTCACATATGGTCTGCTGGTCGGCTGAAAGATTAATGAAGGA